Proteins found in one Clostridium butyricum genomic segment:
- a CDS encoding flavodoxin family protein, translating into MSFKVLGITAGRKDSNSEILLKEALLACKEKSADVKMINLKDYNIFDCTGCTACTQGVVEGKKVPCILENKDDKKKIMDVMLETDAIIVSIPTYYLMPNAAFLRFMQRNLCYETPFLEAIGETVHKDKVAGLISVGGSTRAWQSMSLEALQVTCTLNDYKVIDMYMATRVAAPKQCLLDDSMIERAHKVGENIMKSLNTPASEREWLGDDDMGWCPNCHSNALILGEPQWDGIKFDVECQVCGAGGTLEKTNEGKWKFVIDSNGLIRDRTTPEGRRHHVKEIGVTQGGFYNEENLKSTKERFEKYSNITFPSI; encoded by the coding sequence ATGAGTTTTAAAGTATTAGGTATAACAGCAGGAAGAAAAGATTCAAATTCGGAAATTTTATTAAAAGAAGCACTTTTAGCTTGCAAAGAAAAAAGTGCTGATGTAAAGATGATAAATCTTAAAGACTATAATATATTTGACTGTACAGGCTGTACTGCATGTACTCAGGGAGTAGTTGAAGGAAAAAAAGTACCATGCATATTAGAAAATAAGGATGATAAAAAGAAAATTATGGATGTGATGCTTGAGACAGATGCAATTATAGTTTCTATTCCTACATATTATTTAATGCCTAATGCTGCTTTTTTAAGATTTATGCAGAGAAATTTATGTTACGAGACACCTTTTTTGGAGGCAATTGGAGAGACTGTTCATAAAGATAAAGTCGCTGGATTGATTTCAGTAGGAGGTTCTACACGTGCATGGCAATCTATGTCACTAGAAGCACTTCAAGTAACATGTACATTAAATGATTATAAGGTTATTGATATGTATATGGCCACAAGAGTTGCAGCACCAAAACAATGTTTGCTTGATGATTCAATGATTGAAAGAGCACATAAAGTTGGTGAGAATATAATGAAATCTTTAAATACACCAGCTTCTGAAAGAGAATGGCTTGGAGATGATGATATGGGGTGGTGTCCAAACTGTCATTCTAATGCCTTGATTTTAGGGGAACCTCAATGGGATGGAATAAAGTTTGATGTTGAGTGTCAAGTTTGCGGTGCAGGAGGAACACTAGAAAAAACAAATGAAGGAAAATGGAAATTTGTTATTGATTCAAATGGACTAATTCGTGATCGTACCACTCCAGAAGGAAGAAGGCATCATGTTAAAGAAATTGGTGTAACACAGGGTGGGTTTTATAATGAAGAAAATTTAAAAAGTACAAAAGAAAGATTTGAAAAATATAGCAATATTACTTTCCCAAGTATTTAA
- a CDS encoding PAS domain-containing sensor histidine kinase produces MIDDHINTNKYIGNELKDLIDNIPYTVWIKGSDGIYKYVNKAYADVTGVKPEDIIGKNDYEIRDKETSELFLAEDREILADERTVLNRKTPVNMEYKVFFEVSRMIINNNNPNLKLIGGIGRDITINETLYKEIEKSTLTLLDNKNIDNKSELPYILKNTLKANGITVFILDEEKKKMNIFLKTYNNDVISKNFSLDITKEYKDKCIKAQKDKKYLEGEYIKSSKKYYLRTYVIEFEDELIGLLNIHYDCKETFPIIQEDVIINTCNRLGVIIKNRILTNKYKVEIYKRKESEKKLQLFLDNAIDFCVISNTKQFYFENESSKKRLEKFLGYSIEEINRRNGVESLRHPDDDKKIKRMYEAAKVCNKIEGIVIRYLCKDNEYRSVMWNIRYIAEDDKFFLTGKDITYRLKLEKEKNELEKTIEIESLKTDFFANMSHEFKTPLNIILTTVQVLYDKLIVQDNNIDNLQIIKKYLKGIKQNSYRLLKIVNNIMDITKIDSGIYNLELGNYNIISIVEDIVISLSGYLKQNKRNIIFDTMEEEVILACDPMKIERIMLNLLSNALKYTNENGNIDVIIDIDKGSNEVIINVKNDGDRISEDDKERIFERFTQSQNLFTRKAEGTGIGLFLVKLLVEQHGGRIYVDTSEEIGTKFVFTLPITLVEEKKENYTYTKQIVSKVEKYDIEFSDIYSI; encoded by the coding sequence ATGATAGATGATCACATTAATACTAATAAATATATTGGAAATGAGTTAAAAGATTTAATAGATAATATTCCATATACAGTTTGGATTAAAGGTAGTGATGGCATATATAAATATGTAAATAAAGCTTATGCAGATGTAACAGGCGTAAAACCAGAAGATATAATTGGGAAGAATGACTATGAGATTAGAGATAAAGAGACATCAGAATTATTTTTAGCTGAAGATAGAGAAATTTTAGCAGATGAAAGAACAGTATTAAATAGAAAAACACCTGTTAATATGGAATATAAGGTTTTTTTTGAAGTTTCAAGGATGATAATAAATAACAATAATCCCAATTTAAAGTTAATTGGGGGAATTGGAAGAGATATAACGATTAATGAGACACTTTATAAGGAAATAGAAAAAAGTACATTAACATTACTAGATAATAAAAATATAGATAATAAAAGTGAACTGCCCTATATTTTAAAAAATACATTAAAAGCCAATGGAATAACAGTATTCATACTTGATGAAGAAAAGAAAAAAATGAATATCTTTTTGAAAACATATAATAATGATGTAATTAGTAAAAATTTCAGTTTGGATATAACAAAAGAATATAAGGACAAATGTATAAAAGCTCAGAAAGATAAAAAGTATTTAGAAGGAGAATATATAAAAAGTTCTAAAAAATATTATTTAAGAACATATGTAATAGAATTTGAAGATGAATTAATTGGTTTATTAAATATTCATTATGATTGCAAAGAAACATTTCCAATAATTCAGGAAGATGTGATTATAAATACATGCAATAGATTGGGAGTAATTATAAAAAACAGGATACTTACAAATAAGTATAAAGTAGAGATTTACAAAAGAAAAGAAAGTGAAAAAAAGCTACAGCTTTTTTTAGATAATGCAATAGATTTTTGCGTTATATCAAATACTAAGCAATTTTATTTTGAAAATGAAAGTAGCAAAAAACGTTTAGAGAAATTTTTAGGATATAGTATTGAAGAAATTAATCGTAGAAATGGAGTAGAAAGTTTACGACATCCTGATGATGATAAAAAGATTAAAAGAATGTATGAAGCTGCAAAAGTATGTAATAAAATAGAAGGAATCGTAATAAGGTATTTGTGTAAAGATAATGAATATAGAAGTGTAATGTGGAATATAAGATATATTGCCGAAGATGATAAATTTTTTCTTACAGGAAAAGATATAACTTATAGGCTAAAATTAGAAAAGGAAAAGAATGAATTAGAAAAAACAATTGAAATAGAAAGTTTAAAAACAGATTTTTTTGCTAATATGTCCCATGAATTTAAAACTCCATTAAATATAATCCTTACTACAGTACAAGTGTTATATGATAAACTTATTGTACAAGATAATAACATAGATAATTTACAAATTATAAAAAAGTATCTTAAAGGAATTAAACAGAATTCTTATAGGCTTTTAAAAATAGTAAATAATATAATGGATATTACTAAGATTGATAGTGGAATTTATAATTTAGAACTGGGAAACTATAATATAATTAGTATAGTTGAAGATATTGTAATTTCATTGTCAGGTTATTTAAAGCAAAACAAAAGAAATATTATCTTTGATACAATGGAAGAAGAAGTTATATTAGCATGTGATCCAATGAAAATAGAACGTATAATGCTTAATTTACTTTCAAATGCATTAAAGTATACAAATGAAAATGGAAATATTGATGTAATAATTGACATTGATAAGGGAAGTAATGAGGTTATCATAAACGTAAAAAATGATGGAGATAGAATATCTGAAGATGATAAAGAAAGAATATTTGAGAGATTTACTCAGTCACAAAATTTATTTACAAGAAAAGCAGAAGGAACAGGCATAGGGTTGTTTTTAGTGAAACTTCTTGTGGAACAACATGGTGGAAGAATTTATGTGGATACATCTGAAGAGA